The DNA segment TgaatacccctggatattcagttcccatttCCTGACCACGCTGCAGCTGTATTCTTAATTAAATCATTTCTGTTTATATTGACTTGTATGAccaattcattcatttattgtgAACGCTTCATGCATAAAGACACAAGTCTTCAAGGCTCATCTTTTTAACATTCTTTAACACCACTGGTAATAAGCCCCAAATGTCAGAGTGAACAAAATTCAGTCCTCAATGTGGTGAATGGAAAAATCCAGCACTCTCAGTTGCTTGCAAACTTGCTGGTATCCCAGCAGCTTGGATGGGTCATTATATCTGCTCTCAAGTGGAGAAGGGGAACAGTCTTTCCACAGTGTGAACTCAGTGGTGGGAGTCTTAGAGGTGATAGTTTTCCCATGTATAAGCTGAGAGGTTGTCTTTCTCAGAGCTGTGGATTGTAGAATTGAGAAATTCTGTCAATATTCACATTGAATTGCAGATCTTAAAGGCATTTTTCTTTGCTCCTCAGTACATGCTGCTTCTTTCTCTCCTCCTTGGTCTATGGGCCAaatacatgatttttaaaatatttcaagtgCCCATTCATGTCTAGTTTAAAGGTTGCCATCTTTCCTGCCTCTGCTGCCCTCCTAtgcagtgtattccaaattctCACCACCCTATGGGTGAAAACCAGTTGATTTCTCAAATCTACTTGAGGCCTCCTGcccatcaccttaaaattatgtccccttattATTGACAATGCAGCTAAAGGGATAGCTCCTTCTTATCCAACCTGCCTATGTTCCTCATAATCATGTAGAATTGTATCAGGtgccccctcagccttctttctTCCAAAGAAACGAAGATGCATGTCCAGTGTCTCTCCTTAGCTAATATGcgccattccaggcaacatcttggtgaatctcctctgcaacctctccattgcaatcacatccttcctggagtgagacgaccagaactgcagacaatgCTCCTGTTGTGGCCAAATCAAAGGTTTGTTCAGTTACCTGCTCTTATAACCGTTATGCTATGATTCAAACAGGGCAGTATCTCCTATGCCTTTACTATCTACTCCACTGACCTGTTCTGCCACACTCAAGGTTCTTTGGACAAGCACCTCTGTATCTCTGAGCAtttactgaatactgaatactgaatactgaatgcgaggtcttgcactttgggaaaaagaatagaagcatggattactttctaaacggtgagaaaattcgtaaagccaaagtacagagggatctgggagtgctagttgaggattctctaaaggtaaacatgcaggttgagtccgtgattaagaaagcgaatgcaatgttgtcaattatctcaagagggttggaatataaaagcactgttgtgctactgagactttataaagctctggttaggccccatttggagtactgtgtccagttttggtccccacacctcaggaaggacatactggcactggaacgtgtccagcagagattcacacggatgatccctggaatgttaggtctaacatatgaggaatggctgaggatcctgggattgtattcattggagtttagaagattaaggggagatctaatagaaacttacaagataatacatggcttggaaagggtggatgctaggaaattgtttccgttaggtgaggagactaggacccatggacacagccttaaaattagagggggtaaattcagaacagaaatgcagagacatttcttcagccagcgagtagtgggcctgtggaattcattgccatggagtgcagtggaggctgggacgctaaatgtcttcaaggcagaaattgataaattcttgatgtcacaaggaattaagggctatggggagaatgcgggtaagtggagttgaaatgcccatcagccatgatggatggcggagtggactcgatgggccgaatggccttacttctgctcctatgtcttatggtcttatggtcttatttccttgttacttcttcccaAATGTATCATCTTTCAGGGTTAATCTGCATCTGCCACTGATATGCCCTTCTAACCAACCCATCTATAGATTCCTGTAACCCAAGTCCTGCTTCCCACACTAATAACTATcagccaaactttgtgtcatctaccAACTTGCTTCTCACATTCTCATCTgtttcatttatatataaatatatatcctGAAGAATAAGGGACCAAGCCTTTTGGCACGGCACTGGACTGTGCCTCCTGTCACACAATCGGCCTCCTATTACCACCCTCTGATTCCTACCACTCAACTGAGTTTGGATCCAACTTATTCTTATTGTCCTAGACCCCATGTACTTTCACCTTCTTTATCAGtatcccatgtgggaccttgtcagagGCTTTGTTGACATCTGCATAAAATACATCAGCTGCACTGCTCTCATCTGTACACCACAGAGTCGTGTGTGTTCTCAGTGTAGTTTCCAGGGATCCCCTCCAGGAGGATGTTAATGAACCCACAAATGTCCAGAATCATTCAGCTCCATTTCACAAACTCCCTTTGTGTTTTTTCTGGTTCTCTATCAGTTGCttttcatgttgcagttgtataagactctggtgcggccgcatctggaatattgtgtgcagttttggtcgccatactataggaaggatgtggaggcactggaacgggtgcagaggaggtttaccaggatgttgcctggtatggtaggaagatcgtatgaggaaaggctgaggcacttggggctgttttcattggagaaaagaaggtttaggggtgacttgatagaggtgtagaagatgattagggatttagatagggttgaccatgagaacctttttccacgtatggagtcagctagtcagctattacgagggggcatagctttaaattaagggatggtaggtataggacagatgttaggtgtagattctttactcagcgagtcgtgagttcatggaatgccctgccagtagcagtggtggactctccctcattatgggcatttaaacgggcattggataggcatatggaggatagtgggctagtgtaggttaggtgggcttggatcggcgcaacatagagggccaaagggcctgtactgcgctgtattttgctatgttctatgttctgtgatacATAGCGTCAAGACCTGATAGAGGCACCAAATCCTTCAGGAGCAGAATATCACGGGCCTTTGAGCATGGAGAGAAAAAGTACCGTACACAATGGAGGGAACCCAGACACGTGTTctttgtgtgcaggagggttcaGCCAGTCATCTGGCTTGTCAAAACATAAATGCAGCCATACTGgggagaaaccgtggaaatgcagtgactgtgggaaaggattcatttCCCCATCGAAACTGGAAACTCATCGGCGCAGACACACCggcgagaggccattcacctgctccatttGTGGGAGGGGATTCACGCAGTCAGCGAACTTACTGACCCACCGgcaagttcacactggggagaggccattcacttgttccgagtgtgggaagggattcgctGATTCATCCAGCTTCCTGAGGCACCGGCAGGTTCAcagtggggagaggccattcaactGTTCTGAGTGTGGCAAGAGATTCATTCAGTCATCcgacctgctgagacaccagcgagttcacactggggagagacctttCAAATGCCCAGACTGTGCAAAGTGCTTTAAAAGTTCCAGGGAACTGACATGTCATCTacgtgttcacactgaggagagaccttttaaatgtcCCGACTGTGAGAAGTGCTTTAAAGGCTCCAGGGAACTGATGCTCCATCAACGCATTCATACCGATGAGAGACCATTCAggtgctctcactgtgggactgggttcAAGCGGTCATCGCACCTCACTGAACATCAGCGAGTTCATactggagagaggccattcacctgccttgcatgtgggaagggattcactcagtcatccaacctgctgacacaccagtgagTTCACAGGTACTGACAGTGATCAAATGTTTCCGTTTGTCACATCCAGGTCTGAAACATCTTCATTTGAttgtctttttttcaaaaaaaaacaaacttcagCACAGTGATTGATTTAGtcttatccagaatattaaaatcTATCACCTTGGTGTTAAGTCCAGTGTGGAAACTTTTGAATATCTTGAGCACACAAGTTAGTTGCATTTGAAGGCTTTCTCGTTGTCGTCTGCTCCGTCTTCACATCTAACACCAAGTGGGAGGAGTTCATGGAGCTTCCTTATCACTGAGTCTAAGACACCTGATTACCCGCCACTCCTGCTTCCCTCCATTCCCCTAAGCTGTATCCTTATCTAAATCATAGAATGAAATCTTCCTTTACTCTCCTCCTGCTCAATGTGTTCATGAGACCCACCTCCTACTCCATTCACCTTATTCCAACTAAacggggagggggtggtgggtggtCTCAGTAATTTTCCAGTCACAAAGATGATTTCAATCTTTACCCACAAGTACAGCAGACATTCCTTTCTCCATCCTCATCAGAATTTAGTTTTGATTCCGTTAGATCTCAGTGGGATTATTGATTTGTATATCCCGGTCGCAAATCCTTTCCCAATCCCCTGTAGAAAGGGGTTAACAAGATTCATCACTGTCAGTACAGGATGGAAATTCAGAAAAGCCTATTCTTGTTTTTAAGGTGCATCCTTTTTCCTTTTATTCTCTGAAATTTATAAATCCCTGACCCACACacagcccctctctctctccttgttaCAGATTCAGTGCCTTCTCTTGCACATTCATTTCTCCTCTCAAGATGCTCTCTTTTCCTCTCATtctatttttttaattcattattcatttgtgggacttgggcgtcactgtctggccagcattgatagcccatcgctatttgcccttgagaaggcgatggtgagttaccttcttgaatcgctgcagaccacttgctgtgggtcgacccacaatgcttgtagggagggaattccaggatttcgatccaaagacagtgaaggagccgaagtatatttccaagtcaggatggcgaatggcttggaggggaacttgcaggtggcggtgttcccaagtacctgctgcccttgtccttctaggtggaagtggtcgtgggtttggaaggtgttgtctaaggatctttggtgaatttctgaatgtAATGTACAATCCCACCCCTTTGCTGTAATTTATCAAATAATGCAGTTCACTGTAATGCATCACCTTTAATATTCTTTCGCAGAAATTTTTAACGTTTGGAAAGAACCAAGTTTCTCTGATTGTGGAGAATAGCAAGTCCAGTGGCCAGTTCAGAGCTTTCTTTCTAAGTCTGTTCGAACAAGCTGTCTCTCTGGGTTACATTCACACAAGCTCACTTATTCAGTGAGTGATCAGAACTGACTGAACTATAAAAATGACAGGTGAGCAAAGGCACACctataaaaataatttataattACGTCGAGTTTCTAACACTGTATAATATCCCAAGGAGTTTGACAGGCTCATAAGGACATAGTCGTTCAGGTGAAGGAAAGCTTGACATGAGAGGTTATAAGGATCTTTCAAAGggtggaaagtgaagttgaaaggTTTCGAGAGAAAATTTAGGGACCAGAAAGCTCAAGGCATAGCCACCAATAGTGGATTATTTCAAATCGGGAATAAAGGGTCATGGTGCTGTTTATATGTGGGCCTGATAGCCCATTCTCAAGGCTCACATCTAAACACTGGGAGATAGTTTGACCATCTCTGCTCTcagaaaacaatattttttttgtAATATCTTCAATTATTTTAGTGAGAGGCCATTTGAGTCCTCCTGTATAGGTGGTGGGAGTCGTCTTTAGCAAAGTTAATATCCACCGAATTTCAGTGTTTGAAGAGAGCTGTGCCTTTGCTCTCCTGTTGTTTGTGAGTTATGACAGTACATTAAACATTTTGTAATGTCCAAGGGATTTCAGAAGCTGCTGCAAGACTAGCAATTGGCTTATCATCACCATCTCTTCGCCACATTTAATTCCAGATCAATCTCACCAACCACAAATTTCCCCTGCAAAATGCAGATATCATTACAACACAAACAGCTTGTTCAGCCAATGCCAATTGGTGCTAGGAATTGTCCCACAAAGTGCCTATGTGCAATGTTGTATTTTAAAAACCCACCAAAAACCAAATCACTGGAGCTCCCATGAATCTTGCAAGACAACTTCTGGCAGTTTATACCTCCCTCAGAACAATGGATGCCAAAATTCTAAACACGTTCATAATCACATCTCTTTCTGCTTCTGTCCTTGTCTGACCTCCAGCTTTCTTTGGCGTCCAGCTCCCAGGTCAAAGAGCCGCTTGATGCAAACACATGCAGATCATCGATCCAATCTTGggaagcaggagcaggagcagaaaatacaaaaaaataaagaaattgagaaGCGATGGGTTTTGCAGGTGCTGGGTAAAAAGGTATCAGGATTTTCCTGATTTACCCAGCTACTCGTCCCAGCTGGGCAgattagtggcagatggaattcaactctGTAAAGTCTGAGGTGAATACGTTTTGGAAGACGTGGGAGTACTAAGTACATGACAGAACACTGTGAAGTCCAGTGAGACAGAGAAGCTGTATCTACAGATCCTTGTAGGTGGTAGGGCATATTAATAGGAGCATTAAGAAGACATGCCATGACACTTGGACTACCagcgctgaaaaatgtgttgctggaaaagcacagtggggcaggcagcatccaaggagcaggagaatcgacgtttcgggcataagcccttcttcaggaatgatgcccgaaacgtcgattctcctgctccttggatgctgcctgaacctgctgggcttttccagcaacacatttttcagctctgatctccagcatctgcagtcctcactttctcccacttggACTATCAGAGCAGTGAGGTTATTTTGGAGCATacaaactttagttaggccacagctggagcaaTGTATGCAGTTCCAGTGACCTCCGGATTGAAAAGACGTGGTTGCTGTGGAATGGGTGtcgaggaagttcaccaggatgctgctaGGTACGCAGCAGTTTCAGTATGAAAAGAGGCAAGATGGTTCTGGGTCATTTTCTTTCAAACAGAGACGGTTGAGTGGGGAAATGGTTGAGGTGCAGAAGGTTATGAGGGGCCCAGACAGGGGCGATTGACCGAGAGGAAATAGGAATAGGCGATGTGACactttcagcctgctccaccattcaatatgatcttggttTTTCATCCAACCCAGTAGCCTGTCCCCACTTCTGCCCCATATACTGACATCTCTTTCATACTAAAAACAATATCTGTCTCCTTCTTGAAACCATTCAGTGCTTTGACCTAAATGcagcagagaatcccacaggtgCACTATTCTCTGGGTgcagaaatttttcctcatcccaGTCTTAACTGTTATCCTTTAACTATAACCCACATATACCCCACAAAAACATTTTTGCAACTCTTTTAGTGTAATGCAACAACTCAAGGTGCCTTTTATACCAAGATGTGACAGTGAGCAATGTTTTAgattagagagaaagagaggaatgcTGGGAAGGAATTCCATCACTCAGGACCTCAGCAACAGAAAAGATGGTCATCAGTGGAGGCGCAATTTGATTGGGAATCCACAAGACACCGCAATGCGAGCAGTGCCGAGTTATCAGATGTCAATGGGATTGAGGACATTACAGAGACGGGGGCCGGgggaggccatggagggattgaAAGTAAAAGGGCAAATTTTACAATAAAGACATTACTTGAGTGGGTGAGAATGTAGGTCAGTGAGGACAGAGGTGATCAGGAACGTGACTTTCTGGATGTTAAGGCCTGTCCGCAGTCTTGACTGACCTCATGTTTACACAGAGTAGAGTGTCCACTGATATCCCAGCACTGATGTTCTGGTGATTCCACAATATCCTGTACTTCAAacttcaactactttctgtggccgTGAATTGCTCTGTCTAGACAAAGACACTTCTCATCACAGTGAGTGGATTTTGAGTGAAGCCTGCCTCTATTccacttctcaaaggcaactagggatgagcaataaaaatACTGGCCAGCTTACGATGTCCAGGCCTCACAAGTGAAAATAATCCCCTTTGGAGATGAGTGTGGGGAGtataaattgatgggtgataaaTATTAGTCTCAGAGGCATACAGCCTACTGACTTCaaggttacagtgagaaggcaAACTGGAATGCCCTACCACAAGCTACTGACTTTCAGTGGTCAGAGTGAGGTATTCAGTGTGAGGTCTACTCCAGGACACTGTAACTCTCCACCTCTGCATTCCTCTGGTAATGTCACCTACTCTAACTGAATCTTTCTCCTGCTGCTTTGCTTCATTCGATGCATGAAGCTTGTTcagctcattcaatatgatctgaGCTGATTATCCAAATCAATAGTCTGgacctgctttctccccgtaccTATTGATAGCTTTACCCATATCATGTTTATCGCAGTCCTTCTTGAAAACGTTTAAgtcttggcctcaaccactttctgtggctgcAGAATTGctctctcagtgaagaaatttctcctcatcatgtTTAGTGGCTGTTGAGTGAGACCTGTCTCTCTTTCATTGACAGAAAGCAAAGAACCGCAGATggtggaaatcggaaacaaagacagaaattgcaggagaaacccagtggggagaaagcagagtttatattagattacttacagtgtggaaacaggcccttcggcccaacaagtccacaccgacccgccgaagcgcaacccacccagacccattcccctacatttaccccttcacttaacaatttagcatggccaattcacctaacttggccaattcacctgacctgcacatttttggactgtgggaggaaaccggagcacccggaggaaacccacgcagacgcggggagaatgtgcaaactccacacagtcagtcgcctgaggcgggaattgaacccgggtctctggctctgtgaggcaacagtgctaaccactgtgccactgtgccacccactaaagCATGGTAAACTCTGGACCAGTAATCtggtttgtctccacagatgctgccagacttgctgagtttctccagcaatctctgtttctgTTATTATTTCATCGGATGTGAACGTGACACATGTTTGCAGCTCTGGCTTCATTAATTCTAACCTGGATTAAAAATTACTGCAGAGAATCACGGAATTAGAATAGCAAGTTCCTGGGGACCAATAGCAGTGAGTCCACATTGAAGTGGATCCATTACTCACtgtatatttccagcattttctgcaggTATGTTACAACAAGATCTGTGTGGTCAGTTCCCACCCTAACGCTGCTCCCTTCATCCTCCAATTCGCCAATCAATTTAGAATGAGCACATTTAATGCTCCAGATTCTCTGAGGCCAGACAGAATCCCAAGCAGAGATTGGATTTGCACACAGGGACCCTGCTTAAGGACATCCCTGGAAAATTGAAGATTCCTCTGTGTCGTTCCTCTACATCTACAACCCTGCAAAAGTCTCCACTTAAATTTGAGATTGGGAGGGTTCTGATGAAATTAGGCACTAACTCAGGAAAAGCTAGACTGGTCAATGTGCCTAAGTATGGAAGTGATGAATTTTTAGGGTATGGCTGGGTGGGTGGGAAGTATCATCACACATCTCCAATGACATGTCCACCAGAGACTTTGCTCCCTCAGACCCTGACACACTATTACCTGGGTCTCAAGTTCCATTTCTCTCCCCATTCCCCTGCCGTTGGCCTGAATCCCTTTCAGCCCCTTCACAACCAAAACTTCCCTTTCCCACTAGGATCTGCACCAATCTTCTTCTGCCAGTGGACCCAATCCCACCACACCCCTTACCCACCCGACTCCATTTCACCACCCGGGGTACCAATACCCTTATGCAGACCTGCTTGGACAGTCTCATCCTCACCACCCAGGACACAGTCCTCCCTTCCCATACCGTTGGACCCGACCATGTCTCCCGCTCCTTCACCCATATCCATTCTTCCTGACTCCATAGGACACAATTTTTTTCCCAACCACTTAGACATAACCTAAAAATCTCATCACTTACAAACTCCTCTTTCCAGCTTAATTGCTGACATGCTATCCACATGGCACCCTACCCCCTTCCCATTTCACAACCTACCCACCTGGAACCCTATTCACCTGGTATTCTACCCTCCCAGGACCCGAACATCACATTTACCACACGTACTTATCGGTTAACTGCAGTTATCAGAGTAGCTCTCTGAGCATTTCAATCCCAGTCCAGGGGAACTGACAGCTATGAAACAAGGGCCCGGTATGCCTACTCCTGACAATTCCCTCATGGCTTTGTGATTATGGATCGGTGCTTTTACAGGCACTGCCTCAGTTCAGTTCCCAGCCAGGGAATCAAGATTTCTTTCTGTTAAAATGGACACGAATCCCAGACAATGAACACAGTACAGAGAGCATCTTTGCCAGGATCAATGAAATTTCACATCAGAGATGGGAAGCATCACACAGGGCAGGGGAGAAAtatgaagggagggagggagggagtaacTATCGGACAATAAAAGTCCTGCTGGACTTAAAGCATTAAGATTGCAAAGCGATGTACACGAATAGTTCTGGGTATGAGAAGCTGCATCTGTCAGAATAGATTGAAGGAGCTCTGAATGGGGTCTGCTGTCAAAAATGCAGAACTATCTCCTTTCATCATAAAAGACAAGGCCATGGGGGAATGTAAGTGAAATTGCTCCTTTTCAGAACATTTGGCCCTTAGTGTTTCAAATTGATAGGAATGAGGAATTGAGTTTCACGACAAACAGAATGACAGAAACGGTTACCTTATTCTTTAAAATCTCTTCCTTTCCTTTAAACAGGGATCGGAAAATGGGAGAGAACTAATCCAAAGTGATTCAAatccaaaatactgcaggtgctgaaaatctgacattcaaacagaaagaaatggaaactTCAGccacttcagcagtttctgtggAGATGGAAATAGGATGGATGGTTGACTTTAACCATAACTGGGAGAATTTAAATATTGATTCATTTACGATTTGCAGGAGAAGGGAATAGAAGGCATAAGAAAACAAAAGGGACTTCCCAGTTGCACTCAAATCCACATTAAAAACCAATGGGCTCCCAGGCGAAACACAACAGGTCATCAGACAGACAGCACTTTACTGAAGGCGTGAATTGAACAGCCTGAACATGTCAGAGAGAAAGGCCATAGAGGGAGAAAAGAAAGACAGGAACATTGTAATCCTGCTGGCAGACAAAGGGCACATGAGCATGATACTGAACCACCCAGTCTACTTTGTAAAAGCAGaagcactacttgcagatacagCTACATCCTGACAGGTGGAGAGGGACCCCCACACCGCAGTTAGAAAACAAAATCAGCTACACTCTGCAGAAACGAGAACAGACAGGAGGAATCACCAAGACTGGGGGAGCACATGAGGGTACAGTGAGAGGCAGCACTGGTGATGAATATGACAAGCTGAGAAGGGAATGGCTTACTAGGGGATTTCACCTTTCCAAACAGAAATTGGGGTAgtcacagtgttaagggtttaggggcacagattttttttgaaatgtaCCCAGGGGAGTTCCAAGTACCAACATGCAAAAGGTCCGACAAGGAATGGTGCAGTGCTGAGAAGCCAGACAAATGTTTGATGTGGCAGTTGGCGAACACTTTAGTGATAGCGACCATAATGCGGTATGGTTCACATTCGTTCTGGACAAGGCAAAAGATGGCTTGCAGAAAAACAGCTTTGGATttggggaaggcagattttaCTAAAGCAAGATCTGGCCAAAATAGACTGGGATCAGCTCCTGGTGGTTAAGTCGACAGCAGAGCAATGTGGGGGTGGGGATCATTCAAAAAGAAGAAGGGGAGAGTATAGGTCCCACATGTACCCTTAAGAGGGAAATGTAGGAGCAATAAGGTCAGAGAACACTGGATGTCGAGGACAATTCAGGACTGAATAAGGAAAAAGAGAAAGGCAAGATTAAAGGGAGCGATTCAACTGTGACTTAGAGGAATACAGGATATGTCAGAGAGAACTTCAGAAAGCAATTTGAAGAGCAAAAAACGGGCATGAGAAAGGACTTGCAAACAGTTTTAGGGAGAAACCTAAGATATTTTACAGATATATTAAAGGGAAGACGTTAACTATGGAAAGAACGGGGTCCATTAGGGACCAAGGAGCAACCTGTGTGAGAAGCCACAGcatattggaagggtgttggaTGAATTATTCTGTTTGGTTTTCAGCTTGGAAAAGGGGAACATAGGGACTGACTTCAGGAAAAGGGGCTGCGAGGAACTTGCACAGCTGGGAAATGGGGAGGTACTGGAAGCTCTGTCAGGCTTGAAAACCCAGGCTGGTATGGGTGGCAAGGCAGGAAATTGCAAGGGCTCTTACAAATATTTGTCATTACTCTCTGGTCACaggggaagtgccagaggactggtgtatggctaatgtggttccactttttaagaagtgTAGTAGAGATGAAACAGGAAATGGCAGGACAATGAGTctcacgtcagtggtagggaaaccaTTAGAGATAATTCTGAAGGAGTAAATTAATATCGACTTAgaaaggcatgggttaattaggATTAGTCAATGTGGCCTTTTCAGAGGAAGAAGATGTCTTTATTTATGAGGTATTTTGAAAACATAATAAAATgtgtgggatgagggcattgctggctcagcAAGcaagcatatattgcccatccctaattgcccagagggcagttgagagtcagccacattgatgtgggtctggagtcacatgtaggccagaccaggtaaggatcacagtttccctccctgaaggacattaacaaAACAGATGGGTCTTTcggacaatcagcaatggattcacggCCACCAtgagacacttaattccagatattcattgaattcacattccaccatcagcTATAGCAGGATTCGAGCCTAGATACctagaacatgacctgggtctcttgATAGTTAGTCTACTGGTAAtagcactaggccattgcctccccaaacATTCATtgggattttagcaaagctttt comes from the Chiloscyllium plagiosum isolate BGI_BamShark_2017 chromosome 45, ASM401019v2, whole genome shotgun sequence genome and includes:
- the LOC122544014 gene encoding gastrula zinc finger protein XlCGF17.1-like, whose translation is MERKSTVHNGGNPDTCSLCAGGFSQSSGLSKHKCSHTGEKPWKCSDCGKGFISPSKLETHRRRHTGERPFTCSICGRGFTQSANLLTHRQVHTGERPFTCSECGKGFADSSSFLRHRQVHSGERPFNCSECGKRFIQSSDLLRHQRVHTGERPFKCPDCAKCFKSSRELTCHLRVHTEERPFKCPDCEKCFKGSRELMLHQRIHTDERPFRCSHCGTGFKRSSHLTEHQRVHTGERPFTCLACGKGFTQSSNLLTHQ